Proteins encoded together in one Impatiens glandulifera chromosome 1, dImpGla2.1, whole genome shotgun sequence window:
- the LOC124940519 gene encoding non-specific lipid-transfer protein-like has product MAAAMVLPNVGADVVCQDLIPSLLPCLTYLTAPGPAQLGPGCCSATLSIAEIALQSQADLQGVCTCFKSVADSGAFHINFGNAKAITKLCNLPVNIPIDPSVDCRTITLPKTPPSSVSFPAPALAPSPVPSQVFDELSPVPSQVFDELFR; this is encoded by the exons ATGGCTGCTGCAATGGTTCTTCCTAACGTTGGCGCGGATGTTGTTTGTCAGGACCTTATCCCTTCACTACTTCCATGTTTAACCTATTTGACGGCGCCAGGACCCGCACAACTAGGTCCCGGTTGTTGTTCGGCGACTTTAAGTATAGCCGAGATTGCTCTACAATCTCAAGCCGACCTACAGGGAGTGTGCACATGTTTCAAATCAGTCGCAGATTCAGGAGCCTTCCATATTAACTTTGGCAACGCCAAAGCCATCACCAAGCTTTGCAACCTGCCCGTTAATATCCCTATCGACCCCAGCGTCGATTGTAGAAC TATTACCCTTCCAAAGACTCCTCCATCTTCGGTTTCATTTCCTGCTCCGGCTCTGGCTCCAAGTCCGGTTCCTTCCCAAGTGTTTGATGAATTAAGTCCGGTTCCTTCCCAAGTGTTTGATGAATTGTTTCGTTAG